ACGTTCCGGGTCACCTTCCGCAGCGGTCAATGGCACATCGCCTTCGCCGTCATCCCGGAGCCGATCGAGAAGCCGGGAACGGGCGAGATCATCGGTATTGACCGGGGCGTGGCCATCACCGCCGCCCTGTCGGACGGGCGGAAGCTGAACTGCCCGCAGCTCACGGTCAAGGAGCGCGCTCAGATCCGCAAGCACCAGCGCCGAGCGGCCCGGGCACCGAAGGGCAGCGACCGCAAGACCGTCGAGTATGCCAAGGTCGCCCGGCTCAAGGCACGTGAGGCGAATCGGCGCAAGGGCTGGTGTGAGAAGACCAGCACCATGCTCGCCAGGTCGTACGACCTGATCCGGTTCGAGAAGCTGAACATCAGGAGTATGACCCGCTCGGCAAAGGGAACCGTTGATCAGCCCGGCGCGAACGTCCGGCAGAAAGCCGGGCTGAATCGTGGCATCCTCGCCCAGGGCTGGGGACTCCTGCGACAGCGCACTGAACACAAGGCCCCCGACCGGGTCGTGGATGTTCCCTCCCCCTACACGAGTCCGCGGTGCAGTGCCTGCGGATGGATCGAGAAGAAGTCGCGCAAGAACCAAGCCGACTTCGAGTGCGTATCCTGCGGCTTCACCTGTAACGCAGATGAGAACGCAGCAAACAACGTCGCGGCAGGACAGGGCGGGATCCCCCGCCCCCGGCGCTCAGCCGGTGCCGGAGGGGTGACAACGGCCACCAGCCGTTCGAGTGCCCGTGAACCTCAACCCGCCTGGGTTGGAATCCCCCTCTTTTAAGAAGGGGAGGATGTCAATGCCATCTGCTGGAGCAAGGACATTGGCATGACGCGGCCCTTCGTCGTGATGCCTCCGCAGGTGCTGAAGTTCGACCACGGCGGTGCCCACGGCGGCCACGGTGAGGGCCACACGGGCTGATCGGCCCCACGACCACGGCTCGCACCGATGTCGGATCAGTCTCACTCGTTCGTGGCTCATCGCGCGCCGGAGCGCCGGGTAGAGCACCAGCCGTGATCCTTCCGTATCCGACGGAGGCGATCCGCACCATCCGGAGGCGAGCCATGGAACAGACCGCGCTGCGACCCAAGCCGATGCCGGGTCAGGAGCCCGACGGGGCGGTGTCGGCGACGGGGTCCGGCCCTTCACGGCCCCGCCTGCGCGCCGCCCGGCGCCGCGGGAGGCGGCTGCTCAACGTGCTGTTCGCCGGGTTCGTCGGCGCGGTCCTGGTCCTGTCCGGGATCAGCCTCGGGGCGATGGCCGCCACGGTGATCGGCAAGGACGGAGTCATCGATCCGCGCGGGCGGCACACGCCGTCGCCGCCCAGCCCCTCGCCGTCCGCCGCCGTGTCCGCGCCAGCCGCCGTGACCCTCGGCGTGCAGGTCATGGACGCCGGGAAGCCGGGGGCCCTGGTCGTCGGGCTCCAGGTTCCCGGGCCGGCCCAGGAGGCGGGCCTGGTGCGCGGGGACCTGCTCCTCGTCTTCGGCAAGACCCGTATCGACACGGCCGCCGACCTGGCCAGGGCCGTCGCCCGTGCCCGCCCGGGCGCCAAGGTGAAACTGACGGTGCGGCACCGCAGCGGCGGCTACCAGCAGCTGACGGTCGTACCGGCTGTCGTCACGTGAACCACGTCGTCCCGTGAACCATGTCGTCACATGACCACGTCGTCACGTGACCACCCGGAAGTGGGTCGTCAGCCGCCCCGTGTCGTCCAGGACGTGGAAGGCGACCCCGGGCGGCGCGTCCCGGTCGGCGACCTGCTCGCCCTCCCAGGGCAGCCGCAGCGTCCACGTCACACCGGGGCCGACCACCAGCGGCCGCCCCGCGAACGAGGTCGCGGCGGGGGTGTGCGCGTGGCCGGTGATCAGCCCGGCGATCTCGGGCCGGCGGTCCAGCAGGCCGGACAGCCGGCCGGACTCCCGCAACTGGCAGGAGTCGGGCAGCGGGTGGTGCAGCGCCACCGGCGGGTGGTGGAAGGCGAGCAGGGCCGGAAGGCCGCCGTCGAGTTCGTCGAGGGTCGTCTCGATCCAGTCGTAGGTCTCCTCGTCCAGCTCCCCGGCGTCGCTGCCGGGGATGCTGGAGTCGCACATCAGCACGGCACCGTCGTCGAAGACCTGCACGCTGTTGACGGGCCCCTGCGCCGCCGGGAGGCCCAGCAGCGCCTTGCGGTAGGGCGCGCGGCTGTCGTGGTTGCCCGGGCAGGTCAGTACGGGGAACGGGGCCTCGCCGTCGCGCAGCCCCAGGATGCGGGCGGCCTCTTCGTACTCCGGCTCCGTGCCGTGGTCCGCGATGTCCCCGGTCACCAGCAACGCGTCCACGTTCCCCGGCCACTGCCACAGCCGGTCGCGCACCCGCTCGGCGCGCTCCGTCGCCCGCGCGCTCCCGTCCAGATGCAGATCGCTGATGTGTGCCAGTACGAGCACGGTCGTACGCCCCCTCGATCGAACGGCTAATGGATGCCGAGCATCTAAGCATTACATCTAACGTATGGACAATCCTCTGCCATTAATGACGATGCTCGTGGGAAGTGCGCAGACGGCTCGCGCTGCCCCCTCCGGCCGGGCAGGATGCTGCCCGTAGCCCCTTCGTCCGTCCCTGGGAGGCCCGGATGACCGGAAGCACGGCCGCGTCCTTCACCGCCGACGATTACGGGGCCCGTATGGAGCGCGCCGCGCGGACGGCCGCCGAGGCCGGTCTCGCGGGCCTGCTGGTGGCCCCTGGACCGGACCTGGTGTGGCTCACCGGCTACGCGCCCCCGGCGGTCACCGAACGGCTCACCCTGCTGGTCCTCGCCGCCGGACAGGACCCCGTCCTCGTCGTCCCCGCGCTGGAGGCCCCGGACGCGCAGAAGGCGGCCGGCGCGCCCGCCCTGACCCTGCGCGACTGGACCGATGGCAAGGACCCCTACGCCGCCACCGCCGCCCTGCTCGACGCCTCGGGCCGGTTCGGCATCAGCGACAACGCCTGGGCCCTGCACCTGCTGGCGTTGCAGCAGGCGGTGCCCGGCAGCTCCTACACCTCGCTCACCGAGGCCCTGCCGATGCTGCGCGCCGTCAAGGACGCGGCGGAGCTGGAGCTCATGACGGCCGCGGGAGCCGCCGCCGACGCGACGTTCGAGGAGATCCGGAACGTCCCCTTCGCCGGCCGCCGGGAATCGGAGGTGGCCGCCGACCTCGACCGGCTCCTGCGCCGGCACGGGCACGAGACGGTCGACTTCACCATCGTCGCCTCCGGCCCGAACGGCGCCAATCCGCACCACGAGGCGGGCGACCGCGTCATCGAAAGCGGCGACATGGTCGTCCTCGACTTCGGCGGCCTGAAGGACGGCTACGGCTCCGACACCTCCCGCACGGTCCACGTCGGCGAACCCACCGACGCCGAACGCCGCGTGCACGACATCGTGCGCGAGGCCCAGGAGGCGGGGTTCCGCGCCGTGCGGCCGGGCGCCGCCTGCCAGGATGTCGACCGGGCCGCCCGCGCGGTCATCGCCGACGCCGGCTACGGCGAGTACTTCATCCACCGCACCGGACACGGCATCGGCGTCACCACCCACGAACCGCCGTACATGATCGAGGGCGAGGAGCGGCCCCTCGTGCCCGGCATGTGCTTCTCCGTGGAACCCGGCATCTATCTGCCCGGCCGGTTCGGCGTGCGCATCGAGGACATCGTGACCGTCACCGAGGACGGCGGACGGCGGCTGAACACCACCTCCCGCGAGCTGGTCATAGTGGAGTGACGCCACCGATGTCCCCCACACGCCTCCCGAACGGCAACGGCGCGACCATGACCCAGGCACCGACACCCACCGCGGACACCGTCCGCCGACTGGTCCGTTCCCTGCTCAAAGACGGCAAGGACGGCAAGGGCGGCAGGGACGGCCGGGGCGGCGAGGAGACCGCGCAGGGCAGCGGCCCCGACGTCCGGCCGGCCACCGAGGGCGCCGAACCCGCCACCTGGTGGGTCGGCACCCGCCACGTGCTGCGCCTCGCCCCCGACCGCGAGGCCACCGTGCGCCAGCGCCGCGAACTGCGCCTGCGCGACCTCGTCCGCCCGCACGTCCCGGTGACGGTGCCGGTCAGCGTGGCGCACGGCGAATGGGCGCCCGGACTGACCTACACGCTGGACACCAAGGTGCCCGGCGGCTCGGGCGAGGAACACGACGTGTCCGCCGTCGGAGAGGCCGACCTCGCCGGACTGCTCACGGGGCTGCGCGAGGTGCCCGTCCGGCAGGCCGAGACCCTCGGCGTGCCGCGTGCCGCGCCGCGCTCCCTGGAGGGGCTGCGCCGCGCCGCCGTACGCGCCGCCGAACGCCTCGCCGGCGCCGACGAGTTCGACGCCGCCCGCCTGAACCAGCTCACGGCGGCCGCCGCGGCCCAGCTCGCCGCCCAGTCCGGTTCGGCGGTCCTCACCCACCACGCGCTCACGGGCGGCCATCTCGTCGTCAGCGCCGACGGACGGGTGCGCGGCGTCCTCGGCTGGGCCGACGGGGTCGTCGGCGATCCGGCCGAGGACATCGCGGGCCTCGCGCTCGCCGTCGGCTCACCCGCCGCCGTACGCGCCGCCACCCTCGCCGGCTACGGCGCCCGCCCCTGCCTGCGCGGCCTGTGGCTGGCCCGCTGCGACACGGTCGTCCACCTCGCCGGGGCCCTCACGAGCCGGGACGCGGGCCGGCTCACCCTGCTGCGCACCCAGGTGCGCCGGGCCTGGGAACCGATCCTGCTGGAACGGGTGACGGACCTGCGGGACACGGACGACGCCCTCTAGCGGACCTCACTCCTGCAACAGCACCACACCCGACTCCCCGGGCACGTGCACCACCCCGTCGGCCCCGGGCGTCTCCACCGGCTCCCACGCGGCCAGCACGCGCGCGTGCGGGACGCCGAGCGACAGGGCGGCCGGCTCCCGCGCCAGGTTCACGGCCACGAGGACATCCCCGCGCCGGAAGGCGATCCAGCGGCGCTCCTCGTCGTAGGCGACCTTGGTGTCGGCGAGGTCGGGATCGGTCAGGTCGGGCTGCTCGTGGCGCAGGGCGAGGAGCCGCCGGTACCAGGCCAGCACGCGCGCGTGGGGCTCGCGTTCCGGCTCGGACCAGTCGAGGCAGGAGCGGTCCCGGGTCGCCGGGTCCTGCGGGTCGGGCACGTCCTCCTCCTTCCAGCCGTGCGCGGCGAACTCCCGCCGCCTGCCCCGCCGTACCGCGTCCGCCAGCTCCGGGTCGGTGTGGTCGGTGAAGAACTGCCAGGGCGTGCCCGCCGCCCACTCCTCGCCCATGAAGAGCATCGGCGTGAAGGGGGCCGTCAGGGTCAGCGTGGCCGCACAGGCCAGCAGTCCGGGGGAGGTCAGGGCCGAAAGGCGGTCCCCCTGGGCGCGGTTGCCCACCTGGTCGTGGGTCTGGCTGTAGCCGAGCAGCCGGTGCCCGGCGACCCGCGTACGGTCCAGGGGGCGCCCGTGGCGCCGTCCCCGGAAGCTGGAGTACGTCCCGTCGTGGAAGTAGCCGCCGGTGAGGGTCTTGGCGAGCCCGGCGAGGGGAGCGCGCGCGAAGTCGGCGTAGTAGCCCTGCGACTCGCCGGCCAGCGTGGTGTGCAGGGCGTGGTGGAAGTCGTCGTTCCACTGCGCGTGCAGCCCGAGGCCGCCCTCGTCCCGGGAGGTGATGAGCCGCGGGTCGTTCAGGTCCGACTCGGCGACCAGGAACAGCGGCCGGTCCACCTCGGCGGCCAGGGCGTCCACGGCCGTCGACAGCTCCTCCAGGAAGTGGAACGCGCGCGTGTCCACCAGGGCGTGCACCGCGTCCAGGCGCAGCCCGTCGATCCGGTAGTCGCGCAGCCACGCCAGCGCGCTGCCGATGAGAAACGCGCGCACCTCGTCCGAGCCGGGCGCGTCCAGATTGACCGCGGCGCCCCAGGGCGTGTGATGCGTGTCCGTGAGATACGGCCCGAAGACGGGCAGGTAGTTCCCGGACGGGCCGAAGTGGTTGTGCACCACGTCGAGCACCACGCCCAGGCCGAGTTCGTGGGCCCGGTCGACGAAGCGTTTCAGCGCATCGGGCCCGCCGTACGGCTCGTGCACGGCCCACAGCGAGACGCCCTCGTACCCCCAGCCGTGCGTGCCCGGGAAGGGGCACAGCGGCATCAGCTGCACGTGTGTGACGCCCAGTTCGGCGAGATGGCCGAGCCGCTCGGCGGCCGCGTCCAGGGTGCCCTCGCGGGTGTACGTCCCGACGTGCATCTCGTACAGCACCGCGCCGGGCAGCGGCCGCCCCCGCCACTGGGCGCGCCACTCGTACCGCTCGTGGTCGACGACCGCGCTCAGCCCGTCCGGGCCGTCCGGCTGCCGGCGCGAGCGCGGATCGGGCCGTACGGGGCCGTCGTCCAGCGCGAAGCCGTACCGGGACCCCTCGCGCGCGTCCGCCTCGCCCCGCCACCATCCCGCCCGCTGCGGATCGCGCTCCAACGCGCGGGTGACGCCGTCGCACTGGAGCGTCACACGGCCTGCCTGCGGTGCCCACACCTCGAACTGCACGGACGGTTCCCCTTCGTCTGCTCACCGTGATGTAGCCCGTCCATGGTGCGTCAAACGCGATCAATCCGCTGGTGCATCCATCCATTTGCGGCGGGTGTCGCCGGCTCCGCGCGCGTGGCGGCCGTTTTCCCGTTTTCTGGACAGCCCGGCCGCGCTGCCCGACAATCACGAGCGTGACGTCGTCTTTCGAGTTCAACACGTACCCGGCGCGGCTCTCCGACGTGGAGCGCGACAGGGCGCTGAAGGTGCTCCGTGACGGCGTCGCCATGGGCCGCCTGTCCCACGACACGTTCATCCGCCGCATGGAACTGGCGCTCGCCGCCCGCCGCCCGGACGAGCTCGCCGTGCTCACCGCCGACCTGCCCACGGAGAGCCGCTTCTCCCGCCTGGTGTTCGGCACCGTCGAGGCGGTCTCCGGATTCACCGTACGGCTGCGCAGGGCCTGGCAGGCCGAGAAGCTGCCCAAGCTGCTGCTGCCCCACCCGGCGAACGGCCATCCGCTGCGCATAGGCCGCGACCCCGCCAGCGGACTGCGCCTGAACCACGAGACGGTCTCCCGCGTCCACGCCGAACTCCGCCACCAGGGCGGCATGTGGGTCCTGCGCGACCTCGGCTCCACCAACGGCACGACGGTGAACGGCCGGCGCGTGGTCGGCGCGGCCGTCGTCCGCGAGGGCGACCAGGTGGGCTTCGGGCGGATGATGTTCCGGCTGGCGGCCGGCTGACCGGGATCCGGCGCGCGGCCGGCTGACCGGAAACCGAGCCATACCTTAGCTCTGGCCTTGGATTTACCAGCTGTCGATCCCTGGGGAGTGGCTCAAAACCCATTGCTCTCCGCGGTGTTGACGTACCCCCGAAGTCGTGACTGACTGTGCGTACGCCATGTACAGCTGGTGAAGCGACGGCACCGCATTGGGGAGGTGTGCTTGCCGCCCCTCCCGCGCTACCCGACCGTCGACGAACTGGGCGCCCGGGCCGCCGCCTTCGTCGCCCGCCACCCGCGTAAGGCCCGGCTGCGCCGGATCGGCACGTCCCGCGCGGGCACGCCCATATGGCTGCTCTCCGTCGGCCACGGCAGCCGTCAGGCCCTCGTCGTCGCCGGTCCGCACGCCAACGAACCCGTGGGCGGCGCCACCGTGCTGCGCCTGGCCGAGCGGGCGCTGGCCGACCCGCGGCTCACCGAGGGAGCCGACGCCACCTGGAACCTGCTGCTGTGTCTCGACCCGGACGGCCTGCGCCGCAACGAGGGCTGGCTGACCGGCCCGTACGCCCTCGGCCAGTACTTCCGGAACTTCTTCCGGCCCGGTTTCCTGGAACAGCCCGAATGGCTGCCCGACGGCGCGGCCGGCGCCGCCCTGCCGGAGACCCGCGCCCTGCTCGACGTCCAGGACGAACTGCGGCCGTTCCTGCAGTGCTCCCTGCACGGCGTCGACGTCGGCGGCGGCTTCGTCGAGCTCACCCGTGACCTGCCCGGCCTCGCCCAGCGTCTCGCCCATATCGCCGCCCGGCTCGGCATCCCCCGCGAACTCGGCGCCTACGACGCCCTGTACTGGCCCGACCTCGGGCCCGCCGTCTACCGGATCCCGCCGCCGCGCCGGGCCGACCTGGCCGCGGCCATAACGGAGGCCGCCGTCGAGTCGACGTGGTTCCACCCGCACCGGCACGGCACCGTCACCGCGGTCGTCGAGGCGCCCATGTGGGGCGTGGCGGCCGTGGCGGACGGCTCCCCGCCCGCCGACCGGGACGCGGTGCTGCGGGCCGTGAGCCGCACCCTGCGTCACGACACGGGGCTCCTGCGGCACCTCCTGGCCCGCGTCCGGCCGCACCTCGCCGCGGTCCCCGACGCGGCGCGCCTGCTCGCCCCGGTCGACGACTATTTACTGGTCTGCCCCGGCCTCGCCGACGCCTGGGACCCCGACACCGGCGACGGCGCGGCCCACCCCCTTCCGGACCTGAGCACCGCCCACCTCGCCGCCCTGCGCATCTCCGGGCGACGGCTGGCCCTGCGCACCGCCGGGCTCCTGCACCAGCTCGTGCGGGCCGCCGGCCACGACCCGGCCGGGGCGCTGCCGGAACTGGACCGGCTGATCGACGAATGGTGCGCCGACTACCGCGACGGCTGCGGGGCGCGCTGGATCCCGGTGGCACGCCAGGCGGAGTACCAGGCACGCGTCGTGCTCGCCGCCTTCGAACTGGCCGGGCGGCACACGCGCGCGTGCTCCCGCTCGGGCGAGCCGGGGTGGGAGTCAGGGGCGGCCGTGCCGATGCAGCGGGAGTGACGCACCGCTCTCGGCGCGGACGGGGCCGGTGTCCGCCGGCGTCGGCTCGGCCCGGCCGGCCACGGGGGATCTGTGACGCCGCAGGGGTCTACGACGCCCCCTCGCGCGCGTGCAGCGCCGCGGCGACCACCGTGCGGGACTGGTGCTCGACCTGGTGCTCCAACGGCACCCAGCGGGCGCGGAAACGTTCCGCGAAAGCGCCGCTCCAGGTCGCCACGAGCTCCTCCAACTGCTCGGCCGCCCGGTCGTCGGTCCCGCGCAGCACCCGCCGCAGCATCGCCGCCGCCCGCAGCGGCACGCGGCGCGCGAACGCGTCCACACTGCCGACGTACGCCCGGGTGCGGTCGGCGGGCGGCGTGCGCACCAGGTCGTCGGCCAGCCCCGGCACCAGCTCCAGCCCCCACCGCGCGGCCCGCAGCAACGGCCCGTCCAGATCCGCGAGCCGGGGCAGCGCGCCGTCGAGCACCCGCGTCACCTCCAGCGCGTCCCGTTCCAGTCGGCGCGCGAGCCGCCCGATCGCCGCCGCCGGAGCCGGATGCGGAGCCGGGTCGTCCACCAGGTCGCTCGCCCACATCGGCACCTCGACCACCGCGGTCAGACCGCCGTACCGGTGGGCGTGGTACCAGGTGCTGTGCCGCGCGTCGTCCGGCAGGCTCGGATACGCGGGCCCTGCCTCCGGCGCGGGCATGACGTGCACTCCCGGTCCGGAGGCGGGCCAGCCCGCGGCGTCCGAGGCGCCGGTCTCCACCGGGATGTGCAGCTCGGCCGCGGACTTGGCGAACGGCTCGGCCAGCCCGGGCACGTCCTTCGTCAACTGCACCCAGCTGCCGCCCAGGTCCGTGCCGTGCAGGGTCACCTGGAGGTAGGGGCGCAGCTCGTCGATGACGCCGGTCAGGGCCCGGGTCTCGGGCGGCAGCCGGTCGGGCGGCAGCACGGAGGGCGCCCACTCCGGCTGCTCCGGGCCCGCGGGACGGAAGAAGCCGAGGTGGTAGTCGAACAGGCTGCGCGGCGCCGGAGTCACGTGCAGGCTCGCCCCGTCGGGGTCCGCGCACAGCAGGAAGTGCCAGGAGATGCCGTCGCGCAACTCCCGCTCCTCCAGCACCCGTCGGGCGAGCGCGAGCAGCGTGCAGGAGCCGGTCGGCTCGTTGGCGTGGGCGCCGGCGACCACCAGCACGGCGCGGCGGGCGCGGCCCACCGACAGCAGGTGCAAAGGTCTGCCCGCGCGCGAGACACCCACCTGCCGCAGGGTGCACATCCCGGGCCGGTGAGCGGTCAACGCCCGGGCGGCTAAGACCTGTTCGGCCACCGTCGGGTAGCGCAGCTCCGGCAGGACACTCACCCCCGTCACATCCGCCCGAGTTCGCAATCGCAGTACCCCACGGCCATGGTGCGGTGTCAAGGGCACGACGGGGGGGTGCCTCTATGTCCTTCGTCAAGCGAGGCGTGGGGTTCTGGGTTCGTAGAAGGTGCCGTCGCGGAGCATCGC
The genomic region above belongs to Streptomyces coeruleorubidus and contains:
- a CDS encoding RNA-guided endonuclease InsQ/TnpB family protein, whose translation is MARFRMYPTSEQQEQMLLHCAHARYVWNLAVEQHAHWKPGRKSAPGFAEQCRQLTEARRENEWLAAGNADVQQQALKDFAKAKNARFSSGFGEPTWRKKYVHEGFRVIGNDRVPEHNADGTTKLNPKTGKQVMGRSVVVHKLNRRWAQVRVPGCGWVRFRLTRAEPPDAKTFRVTFRSGQWHIAFAVIPEPIEKPGTGEIIGIDRGVAITAALSDGRKLNCPQLTVKERAQIRKHQRRAARAPKGSDRKTVEYAKVARLKAREANRRKGWCEKTSTMLARSYDLIRFEKLNIRSMTRSAKGTVDQPGANVRQKAGLNRGILAQGWGLLRQRTEHKAPDRVVDVPSPYTSPRCSACGWIEKKSRKNQADFECVSCGFTCNADENAANNVAAGQGGIPRPRRSAGAGGVTTATSRSSAREPQPAWVGIPLF
- a CDS encoding PDZ domain-containing protein, encoding MEQTALRPKPMPGQEPDGAVSATGSGPSRPRLRAARRRGRRLLNVLFAGFVGAVLVLSGISLGAMAATVIGKDGVIDPRGRHTPSPPSPSPSAAVSAPAAVTLGVQVMDAGKPGALVVGLQVPGPAQEAGLVRGDLLLVFGKTRIDTAADLARAVARARPGAKVKLTVRHRSGGYQQLTVVPAVVT
- a CDS encoding phosphodiesterase, yielding MLVLAHISDLHLDGSARATERAERVRDRLWQWPGNVDALLVTGDIADHGTEPEYEEAARILGLRDGEAPFPVLTCPGNHDSRAPYRKALLGLPAAQGPVNSVQVFDDGAVLMCDSSIPGSDAGELDEETYDWIETTLDELDGGLPALLAFHHPPVALHHPLPDSCQLRESGRLSGLLDRRPEIAGLITGHAHTPAATSFAGRPLVVGPGVTWTLRLPWEGEQVADRDAPPGVAFHVLDDTGRLTTHFRVVT
- a CDS encoding aminopeptidase P family protein yields the protein MTGSTAASFTADDYGARMERAARTAAEAGLAGLLVAPGPDLVWLTGYAPPAVTERLTLLVLAAGQDPVLVVPALEAPDAQKAAGAPALTLRDWTDGKDPYAATAALLDASGRFGISDNAWALHLLALQQAVPGSSYTSLTEALPMLRAVKDAAELELMTAAGAAADATFEEIRNVPFAGRRESEVAADLDRLLRRHGHETVDFTIVASGPNGANPHHEAGDRVIESGDMVVLDFGGLKDGYGSDTSRTVHVGEPTDAERRVHDIVREAQEAGFRAVRPGAACQDVDRAARAVIADAGYGEYFIHRTGHGIGVTTHEPPYMIEGEERPLVPGMCFSVEPGIYLPGRFGVRIEDIVTVTEDGGRRLNTTSRELVIVE
- a CDS encoding aminoglycoside phosphotransferase family protein, which encodes MTQAPTPTADTVRRLVRSLLKDGKDGKGGRDGRGGEETAQGSGPDVRPATEGAEPATWWVGTRHVLRLAPDREATVRQRRELRLRDLVRPHVPVTVPVSVAHGEWAPGLTYTLDTKVPGGSGEEHDVSAVGEADLAGLLTGLREVPVRQAETLGVPRAAPRSLEGLRRAAVRAAERLAGADEFDAARLNQLTAAAAAQLAAQSGSAVLTHHALTGGHLVVSADGRVRGVLGWADGVVGDPAEDIAGLALAVGSPAAVRAATLAGYGARPCLRGLWLARCDTVVHLAGALTSRDAGRLTLLRTQVRRAWEPILLERVTDLRDTDDAL
- the treZ gene encoding malto-oligosyltrehalose trehalohydrolase, which produces MQFEVWAPQAGRVTLQCDGVTRALERDPQRAGWWRGEADAREGSRYGFALDDGPVRPDPRSRRQPDGPDGLSAVVDHERYEWRAQWRGRPLPGAVLYEMHVGTYTREGTLDAAAERLGHLAELGVTHVQLMPLCPFPGTHGWGYEGVSLWAVHEPYGGPDALKRFVDRAHELGLGVVLDVVHNHFGPSGNYLPVFGPYLTDTHHTPWGAAVNLDAPGSDEVRAFLIGSALAWLRDYRIDGLRLDAVHALVDTRAFHFLEELSTAVDALAAEVDRPLFLVAESDLNDPRLITSRDEGGLGLHAQWNDDFHHALHTTLAGESQGYYADFARAPLAGLAKTLTGGYFHDGTYSSFRGRRHGRPLDRTRVAGHRLLGYSQTHDQVGNRAQGDRLSALTSPGLLACAATLTLTAPFTPMLFMGEEWAAGTPWQFFTDHTDPELADAVRRGRRREFAAHGWKEEDVPDPQDPATRDRSCLDWSEPEREPHARVLAWYRRLLALRHEQPDLTDPDLADTKVAYDEERRWIAFRRGDVLVAVNLAREPAALSLGVPHARVLAAWEPVETPGADGVVHVPGESGVVLLQE
- a CDS encoding DUF1707 and FHA domain-containing protein, translated to MTSSFEFNTYPARLSDVERDRALKVLRDGVAMGRLSHDTFIRRMELALAARRPDELAVLTADLPTESRFSRLVFGTVEAVSGFTVRLRRAWQAEKLPKLLLPHPANGHPLRIGRDPASGLRLNHETVSRVHAELRHQGGMWVLRDLGSTNGTTVNGRRVVGAAVVREGDQVGFGRMMFRLAAG
- a CDS encoding M14 family zinc carboxypeptidase, producing MPPLPRYPTVDELGARAAAFVARHPRKARLRRIGTSRAGTPIWLLSVGHGSRQALVVAGPHANEPVGGATVLRLAERALADPRLTEGADATWNLLLCLDPDGLRRNEGWLTGPYALGQYFRNFFRPGFLEQPEWLPDGAAGAALPETRALLDVQDELRPFLQCSLHGVDVGGGFVELTRDLPGLAQRLAHIAARLGIPRELGAYDALYWPDLGPAVYRIPPPRRADLAAAITEAAVESTWFHPHRHGTVTAVVEAPMWGVAAVADGSPPADRDAVLRAVSRTLRHDTGLLRHLLARVRPHLAAVPDAARLLAPVDDYLLVCPGLADAWDPDTGDGAAHPLPDLSTAHLAALRISGRRLALRTAGLLHQLVRAAGHDPAGALPELDRLIDEWCADYRDGCGARWIPVARQAEYQARVVLAAFELAGRHTRACSRSGEPGWESGAAVPMQRE
- a CDS encoding M14 family zinc carboxypeptidase, yielding MSVLPELRYPTVAEQVLAARALTAHRPGMCTLRQVGVSRAGRPLHLLSVGRARRAVLVVAGAHANEPTGSCTLLALARRVLEERELRDGISWHFLLCADPDGASLHVTPAPRSLFDYHLGFFRPAGPEQPEWAPSVLPPDRLPPETRALTGVIDELRPYLQVTLHGTDLGGSWVQLTKDVPGLAEPFAKSAAELHIPVETGASDAAGWPASGPGVHVMPAPEAGPAYPSLPDDARHSTWYHAHRYGGLTAVVEVPMWASDLVDDPAPHPAPAAAIGRLARRLERDALEVTRVLDGALPRLADLDGPLLRAARWGLELVPGLADDLVRTPPADRTRAYVGSVDAFARRVPLRAAAMLRRVLRGTDDRAAEQLEELVATWSGAFAERFRARWVPLEHQVEHQSRTVVAAALHAREGAS